A region of the Rhodospirillaceae bacterium genome:
CTACCCGCATGTTTCTCATTTTGGGATAATGAAAGATACAACCTGCAAAACATGTCACAACTTAGCTAAGAGCTCTAACCCCGCCAAAAACCTAGTCACATACGACCCCGCCGTATTCAGCAGTAATTTTACTGCCTTGGACCAAACCATCTGCTCCGACTGCCACAGCACGGGAAGCGCCGTAAATGCCTGCACAACCTGCCACAACTACCACTTTGTGCGCCCGCAGCCTTCACAGGCTACGGCTGCCCGGTTAGATAATCCCCAATAAATGGCCGTTATTTATTCTTTATAGAAGCCCAAGAAAGTTATGCCCCCAAATCCTAGGTGTTGAATTCGTCATGCATTACGAGCATCTGCCTTACTGCATTTCCTGAAGCTAATTTGTNAAAGCCCTCATTAAGGCCATCCAATCCAATATTTCCGCTTCTCAATTTATCAACTGGAAGCTTACCCTGTTTATACAAATCGATAAATTTAGGAACATCTTGCCGCACTACGCAACTTCCCATATAGCTTCCCTTAATTCCCCGCTCCTCAACAACAAGTTGGGCATGCGGGACCGGGAAAGATTCTTGATGATGGGATAAACCCGAGGTTACCGTCATTCCACCNCGTCGGGTAACCGCATAAGCAGTTTGCATAGCTTTCACAGCACCGGCCACCTCAAACGCGTACTCCACTCCCCCTTTAGTAGCTTCCAACACCTTTTCCACGCAGTCCGATTCGGAAGCATTAAAGGTATCTGTAGCCCCCAATTGCCGCGCCAACCCAAGCTTATCATCAGCTATATCAATTGCTACGATCCGCGCTGCGCCTGCAACAATNCCACCCAACAAGGCACAGAGGCCAACCCCACCCAACCCAACAACTGCAATAGTGGAACCAGCTGGAATTTTTGCAGTATTAACAACTGCACCTACTCCCGTCACCACAGCACAGCCAAACAGCGCAGCATCAACCATGGGAACGTCATCATCTATGACAATAATCGAATCCTCACACGCGACCATATACTCTGCATAGCAGGAAACACCATTGGTGTGATGCAGAGTGCCTCCATTGAGGGAAAGACGTCTTTCTCCATTTATTAGAGCGCCTGTGGCACGGGCATTAAACGCTGTTTCACATAGATTAGATCTCCCAGTGGTACAAAATTCGCATTTCCCACAAATTGGGACAAAACTCATCACCACATGATCACCCACTTTGCATTGAGTTACATTTTTTCCTATCTCTTCAATAACACCAGCGGCCTCATGGCCTGGCACCATAGGAAGTTTTCTTTGCATAGTTCCATTAATCATTGAGAGATCAGAATGACAAAGCCCCGCCGCACCGGTCTTTATCAAAACCTCCCCTTCTCCTGGCGGATCGAGCTCGACCTCCTCCACTGATAGAGCTTTGCTCTGAGTAAACGGATGCTCCCTACCCTGCTCATGCAGGATTGCCGCCTTCATTTTCATAATACTCTCCCCAAACGTTGCTCTCGATCCCAGTCAATAAAATGGCGNTTGGGCCATCCTTCAATAGTCTTGTCACAATATCAAGACTATTTCTGACGACAAAATGTGTCCCACAATTCCCTAAATATAGGTTCCTAACACATCTTTTAGTTTCATTACTTATAGTCACAAGGTAGCATGGCCCAAAATTACTTGGCGTAGCACAATGAAATTTAATGATATTAAAGCCTTAACTTTTGATACCGGAGGAACAATCCTCGATTGGCATACAGGATTTTCAACCGCTTTAAAAAATCTAGGTGAAAATCATGGGATAGAGAAAGATTGGCCAGCATTGGCAAATGATCTGAGGCGTCGATCTCTAAAAAAGATGATCAATTTGGGCCAAAATTCACCTCCTGAATANAACTTCGATGGAGCACATCGTTCCACTTTAGACGAAATCTTGGAAGAAAATGACCTAACTTCTATATCAGAAGACGAACGCCGCAAGATCTGGTGGGATGCCCCGCATAATTTCTGCTGTTGGCCAGACTTTCCAGCGACGCTGCCAAAACTAAAAGAAAAGTATATTTGTGCTTCGTTTACATTACTGAGTGTCAGGCTGATCACTGATACAGCGCGGGTCAACCGGCTTAATTGGGATGCCGTGCTGTCCTGCGAAATTTATAAAAAATACAAACTGCTTCCGGAAGCATATACCAATACAGCAAGTTTGCTGCAATTGGATCCCAATGAATGTCTCATGGTTGCTTGCCATAATTTTGACCTCGATGCTGCCAGGAATGTAGGGTTCCGAACGGCATTTGTAAAACGGCCCGACGAATGGGGGGCAGAGGGACCTCCCGACCCTATACCCAATAGCCATCATGATATTATTGTAGATGACTTCCCGACCTTGGCTCAAGAGTTAGGGGTCTCAGTATAAGCAAGAGAGAAATTTCTCCTACAATAAGATATTAATGCTTTAAATTATCTTAGCTGAGGAAACACGCGGGTTGGAAGGAAACTTGAGGCCGAAAATGGATAGACTGACCACAATTCCTCCGTTAAAAGAATAAAAGAAACTAGAAATGGCAAAACAACTATGACTATAAAGAACAAAGCCTATATTGCTGGGATTTACGAGCATCCCACTCGAAAAGCGANTGATAAATCNGTTCCGCAATTNCATGCAGAAAGTGCTGCTGGGGCTCTGGCCGATGCNGGCCTTACCTCAGATGACGTTGATGCATACTACTGTGCAGGTGATGCCCCNGGGATGGGGCCTCTTTCTATGATTGACTATATGGGCTTGCGGANCGTNCGACATATGGACTCTACGGATACAGGAGGATCTTCCTACGTCGTCCACGTTGGTCATGCCGCCCAAGCCATCGCAGCCGGNAAGGTTGATGTTGCTCTGATTACGCTAGCAGGGCGTCCGCGAGCTGAAGGAATGGCCACAGGGACAGCACCACGTGCTCCGGTTGACACTGCCCCAGATATACCATTCGAATATATTTATGGCCCAACAGTAATTAATATGTATGCCATGGCAGCTCACCGCCACATGCATGAGTATGGAACAACAAGCGAACAATTAGCGTGGATTAAAGTGGCAGCATCGCACCACGCACAACATAACGAACATGCCATGCTTAGAAATGTTGTGACTGTTCAAGAAGTAGTTGATTCTCCAATGATCTCTGATCCCCTACACCGCCTGGATTGCTGTGTTATTTCGGATGGTGGTGGGGCGATTGTGGTAACACGCCCGGAAATTGCAAAATCATTAGACCGTGCGTGCATCAAAGTTTTAGGCCACGGCGAATCTCCAAAGACCATCAATAATGGGAATCTAGATTTGACCTATACTGGCGCTAAGTGGTCTGGTCCCCTCGCCTTCGAAGAGGCTGGNCTNACAACCGAAGANGTGGACTACGCTTCCGTNTATGACAGCTTCACGATAACGGTTCTAGANACCATAGAAGACCTAGGGTTTTGTGAAAAAGGTAAAGGNGGCGCATTTGTTTCAGACGGAAATTTGATTTCTGGACAAGGCAAGCTTCCATTCAACACGGATGGTGGTGGATTATGTAACAACCACCCAGTTAATCGTGGTGGGCTCACTAAAGTTCTTGAAGCTGTTCGACAGTTGCGCGATGAGGCCCACCCCAAAGTTCAAGTAAAAGACTGCCAAATAGCCCTCGCTCATGGTACGGGTGGCTCAATCGGCACCCGNATGGGAAGTTCTACAATCTTACTCGGAAGGGCCGACACATGAGCAGTCCCACAAGAACATTCCCCAGCCCCCCCCAAAGTCCTGAAACGATGGAGTTCTGGGAGGCCATAAACGAGGAAAAACTTCTGATTCCCCGATGCAAGGACACCGGTCAGTTTTTTTGGTATCCGAGGAAAATCAGCCCCTACACGCTTTCTGGGAATGTAGAGTGGGTAGAAGCTAGCGGAAAAGGTGTTATTTATACATACTCCGTGATGCGGCGTGCTGACCCCCAATACGTCATCGCATATGTAACCCTCGAAGAAGGTATAACAATGATGACAAATATAGTGGATTGCGACCCTGAAGCATTAACGATTGGCCAATCCGTTAGACTCTTAATGGTAAAATCGGATGAAGGCCAAAAGGTACCTGTATTTACACCAGCGTAAAAAACAACGGGAGCCTTAGAACCAATCTATGGGCTTCCCTGAGCCATACGTTTGCGATAATCCCATGAACAAAAGTTTCGTGGTTCTATCCTGATGGATACTTCCGAATCTGACCTAGAAAGCAACCATTCTTGAAGTTCAAGATTTGTATCTGCTAAGTACCTGCTAACAAGCTTTCCAAGATCTCCTTGGCCATCACCATACGAAAGGTCTACATCAGCCTGCCCTCGAACTCCGTGATATGGCAGATCATCGCCAGAAATTTCAAATGCGCACACAGGTTTTTTTCTCAGACATTGCACAATCCGTGCACCACGCTGGGACGAGCACACGATAGTTGAACCCTGCCGCAGAAACCAAAGCGAAGCAATAATTGGATAACCTGTATCCCCCTGTACTGCTAACCTAATAGGGATCACACTATTATCAAGGTAGCCATTAATTTCATCAAGGCACCAGGGCCCAGACATTCTCATTTCCCGTCACCCGATCTACATATCTAAATTNCGCTCAAAAACTTTTTCTAACTTCAAACTACGTGCTCTTTTTATTGTAATGCAGCTCTTTTGCAACTCCGCCATCGTTACCCAAGGCTATCCGCCGCGACTCTTCACTATCAAGCGGCTTATGGCCCCCCAAAAATTGNGGAACCTCTCCGCCAACAACTTCGTTTCGGAGGCGCCCAACCTGGCTTATCTCCACCTCAATAATATCGCCCAAATCAACCGATCGCGAATTTGCGGGCGTTCCTGTTAGTACCAAATCACCAGGAACCAAAGTGATATGCCTCGCAATATCAGCAACAAGATAATCTACTCCAAACCACATATCTTCCCCTATGTTGGCNTGTTGAACGACCTGCCCATTCCGATAAGTTGTTAGCACTGAGGATCTTATATCCACCCCAGACACAAGCCCGGGCCCTACCGGACAGAGTGTGTCTGCTCCTTTGACCCGTAGCATAGACCCCGCATCTGTATCGCGCATATCCTGCAATCCAGCATCATTTGCAACTGTAAAACCCGCCAAGTGATCCCATGCATCTTCTAACCTGATATTTCGAGTTACGCGGCCAACCACCGCTGCTAATTCCCCCTCATAATTCAGGTACACGTGTCCACCAGGCCGAATCAGTTGACCGTCATGGCAATTAAGTGAGGAAATCGGTTTCATGAAGTATGTAGGCTCGCTTGGCTCTCCCTTACCCCCAAATTCATACCACCGGGATTTGTAGTTCCCATGTGGGCAAATAATTTTTGTTGGCGAGCATGGCGGCAAATGCTTAACTTCTGCCTCCTCCACTAAGCGTCCATCATCTAACGTAAGACCGGATTCCGAAGACGTAGCCCAGTATTCCGACCCCCGGAAAATGATCCGTCTTCGTTCCAACCTGGGACCATCGAATACACTCATTTTACTCTCCTAAATCCTATACTCATACATGGTGACGAGTTTCCCGGGAAAGGGCTGCCCAGAAATTACAACCGTAAAAATACTAACTTCTTCTTATAAGATATCTTTATTTGGCGTGCAAAAAAACACCCCTACAACCATACGACTTCCAATCTCAAAACGATATTACCAAAATACCTTGATGTTTTTTTTCCAGGGGATAACGTTAGTCTGTTTAAGGTCTCAATCAACCTATACCCCAACACGATAAAAAATTAGGAGGAGTTACGGTAATGATAATGGACAACACTTTCCGGACTAAGCTTCGGGAGGGGAAACCAACAGTTGGCACTCATTTTATGTCTTCGGACCCGGACCTCCCTGAAATCATTGGGGATACAGCTTTGTATGACTACGGAGAATTTGGCGCCGAATATTCAGTCTTTGACATGCAGTTGCTCTACCATATGGCCAGGTCTGGGCAGTGTTCAAACCTCCCTTTAATGATTAAACCCGACCAGAAAAGTGAATCCTTCTGGGCGCAGGCGGCTTTAGGAGCGGGTTTCAAGGCGGTGCTATTCACAGATATTCGCACTCCTGACGATATTATCCGATGCCACCAGGCCATACGACCTGATATGCCAGGAGACGAGGGCCACATGGGGGTTAAACTTAGGAGGCCCGCACTTAGTGGGTACTCAGACAAAAATCCCGACGTCAAAGGATCTCAAGCGTACGTTGATGATCTAAAATCAATTGTCTTCCTAATCATGATCGAGAAGAACGTTGCTGTGGAAAATATCGATGAAATTCTTTCTACTGCAAAAGAGTATGGAGTGGATATGACCCAGTGGGGCCCGGCGGATTATGGCTTCTCTCGTGGCAACCCGGATTTGATGCATACCTCTGAAATTCGACCTGCTGAGGAACTCGTAATTCGAAAGTCCATTGAATATGGTATTCATCCCCGGATAGAAATGGGTGGACCTGAAAGCGCCAAGCGCTACATTGACCTGGGTGTTCGACACTTTTGCGTTGGCTGGGATCGGTTCTTTTACAAAAGCAGTCTCATAGAAGTTGGCGAAGGTATGCAGAAAGTACTGGAGCCATTGTAAACTTGTTCGTATAAATGGGTTAAATGGGTACTTTTTATTAGAGAATTGTCATAAAGGGGGGATAATAAACCAATGCAAAGAAGAGACGTGATCTTGGGCTTGGGAGCCGTGGCTATCTATCCGTTGCTATCAGCAAGAGAGCTATGGGCTAAATTAACCCCGTCTGAAACTTCTGTTTTATTAGTGGTAGACGTTCAAAATTGTTTTTTGCCTGGAGGAACACTCGCTGTCCCAAATGGTGACGAGATTATTCCCGTCATTAATTCCCTAGGTGAAAAATTCCAAAACATTATTTTCACCCAAGATTGGCATACACAAGACCAAGTATCATTTGCCTCCAACCATCCAGGGAAAGAACCCTTCGAGACCGTTGAACTTTCCTATGGTACACAGGTTCTATGGCCGGATCATTGTGTTCAGGGTACTCACGATGCTCGTTTGGCTTCGGGCTTAAACATACCACATGCCCAACTCATAATCCGCAAGGGCTACCATAGTGAAATTGATAGCTACTCTGCATTTGTTGCGGCGGACAGGAAAACTAAAACTGGACTGACAGGATACATGAGGGAACGTGGATTGCAGGAAGTTTACGTTTGCGGTTTAGCAACAGATTTTTGTGTAAACTGGTCGGCGATGGATGCGAGGCAAGCCGGAATGGACGTATGGGTGATCGAAGATGCATGCCGTGCCATCGACTTGAACGGCTCACTCGATAGTGCCTGGAAGGATATGGAGCGGGAAGGCGTACAGCGAATTTCGTCTGCTGATATCCAGTAACACAGGGACTATCAGCCAGCGGCTAATGGCCCCTTCACTAGTTGACCGGCATAATTACCTGTTGATTCTCCGTCCTCTAAAGTGACTTCCCCGTTTACCAATGTGTAGTGGATACCTTCAGATTTNTGGACCAAACGGCGAGCACCACCAGGTAAATCTTTTTCTACTGTCGGGATGCAGGGCTTAACTTCTTTCTCA
Encoded here:
- a CDS encoding alcohol dehydrogenase — protein: MKMKAAILHEQGREHPFTQSKALSVEEVELDPPGEGEVLIKTGAAGLCHSDLSMINGTMQRKLPMVPGHEAAGVIEEIGKNVTQCKVGDHVVMSFVPICGKCEFCTTGRSNLCETAFNARATGALINGERRLSLNGGTLHHTNGVSCYAEYMVACEDSIIVIDDDVPMVDAALFGCAVVTGVGAVVNTAKIPAGSTIAVVGLGGVGLCALLGGIVAGAARIVAIDIADDKLGLARQLGATDTFNASESDCVEKVLEATKGGVEYAFEVAGAVKAMQTAYAVTRRGGMTVTSGLSHHQESFPVPHAQLVVEERGIKGSYMGSCVVRQDVPKFIDLYKQGKLPVDKLRSGNIGLDGLNEGFXKLASGNAVRQMLVMHDEFNT
- a CDS encoding acetyl-CoA acetyltransferase (Catalyzes the synthesis of acetoacetyl coenzyme A from two molecules of acetyl coenzyme A. It can also act as a thiolase, catalyzing the reverse reaction and generating two-carbon units from the four-carbon product of fatty acid oxidation), whose product is MTIKNKAYIAGIYEHPTRKAXDKSVPQXHAESAAGALADAGLTSDDVDAYYCAGDAPGMGPLSMIDYMGLRXVRHMDSTDTGGSSYVVHVGHAAQAIAAGKVDVALITLAGRPRAEGMATGTAPRAPVDTAPDIPFEYIYGPTVINMYAMAAHRHMHEYGTTSEQLAWIKVAASHHAQHNEHAMLRNVVTVQEVVDSPMISDPLHRLDCCVISDGGGAIVVTRPEIAKSLDRACIKVLGHGESPKTINNGNLDLTYTGAKWSGPLAFEEAGLTTEXVDYASVYDSFTITVLXTIEDLGFCEKGKGGAFVSDGNLISGQGKLPFNTDGGGLCNNHPVNRGGLTKVLEAVRQLRDEAHPKVQVKDCQIALAHGTGGSIGTRMGSSTILLGRADT
- a CDS encoding DNA-binding protein — encoded protein: MSSPTRTFPSPPQSPETMEFWEAINEEKLLIPRCKDTGQFFWYPRKISPYTLSGNVEWVEASGKGVIYTYSVMRRADPQYVIAYVTLEEGITMMTNIVDCDPEALTIGQSVRLLMVKSDEGQKVPVFTPA
- a CDS encoding pyridoxamine 5'-phosphate oxidase, which codes for MSGPWCLDEINGYLDNSVIPIRLAVQGDTGYPIIASLWFLRQGSTIVCSSQRGARIVQCLRKKPVCAFEISGDDLPYHGVRGQADVDLSYGDGQGDLGKLVSRYLADTNLELQEWLLSRSDSEVSIRIEPRNFCSWDYRKRMAQGSP
- a CDS encoding 5-carboxymethyl-2-hydroxymuconate isomerase, yielding MSVFDGPRLERRRIIFRGSEYWATSSESGLTLDDGRLVEEAEVKHLPPCSPTKIICPHGNYKSRWYEFGGKGEPSEPTYFMKPISSLNCHDGQLIRPGGHVYLNYEGELAAVVGRVTRNIRLEDAWDHLAGFTVANDAGLQDMRDTDAGSMLRVKGADTLCPVGPGLVSGVDIRSSVLTTYRNGQVVQXANIGEDMWFGVDYLVADIARHITLVPGDLVLTGTPANSRSVDLGDIIEVEISQVGRLRNEVVGGEVPQFLGGHKPLDSEESRRIALGNDGGVAKELHYNKKST
- a CDS encoding nicotinamidase/pyrazinamidase; translation: MQRRDVILGLGAVAIYPLLSARELWAKLTPSETSVLLVVDVQNCFLPGGTLAVPNGDEIIPVINSLGEKFQNIIFTQDWHTQDQVSFASNHPGKEPFETVELSYGTQVLWPDHCVQGTHDARLASGLNIPHAQLIIRKGYHSEIDSYSAFVAADRKTKTGLTGYMRERGLQEVYVCGLATDFCVNWSAMDARQAGMDVWVIEDACRAIDLNGSLDSAWKDMEREGVQRISSADIQ